Proteins found in one Triticum urartu cultivar G1812 chromosome 4, Tu2.1, whole genome shotgun sequence genomic segment:
- the LOC125551703 gene encoding probable F-actin-capping protein subunit beta — protein MEAAMDLMRRMPPGSTETALNALLSLLPDHSLDLLSQVDLRLQVCMDKENNKEYILCEYNRDTDSYRSPWSNIYEPPLEDGTVPSEEMRNLEVEANEVFSVYRDQYYEGGISSVYIWEDEDESFIACFLIKKDGQGKRSYMQIGSWDAIHVIQVGPEEEGAAHYCLNSTVMLSLTTDNKQSGTFNLSGSIRRQMSMTLAVADGHLVNMGKMIEEMEGKLRNSLDQVYFGKTREMVCTLRPPPEVLNMRLPDS, from the exons ATGGAGGCGGCGATGGATCTGATGCGGCGGATGCCGCCGGGGAGCACCGAGACGGCGCTCAACGCGCTGCTCTCCCTCCTCCCCGACCACTCCCTCGACCTCCTCTCCCAGGTCGACCTCCGGCTCCAG GTTTGCATGGATAAGGAGAACAATAAGGAATACATTCTTTGCGAGTATAACCGCGACACCGATTCCTATCG ATCACCTTGGTCAAACATATATGAGCCTCCTTTAGAAGATGGGACAGTTCCCTCAGAAGAGATGAGGAATCTTGAAGTCGAGGCAAATGAGGTTTTCTCTGTCTATCGTGATCA GTACTATGAAGGTGGGATCTCATCTGTGTACATTTGGGAGGATGAAGACGAGAGTTTCATTGCATGCTTCTTAATAAAGAAAG ATGGACAAGGGAAAAGAAGTTATATGCAAATAGGTTCGTGGGATGCTATTCATGTTATCCAG GTTGGTCCTGAAGAGGAAGGAGCAGCACATTACTGCTTGAACAGCACTGTTATGCTGTCATTGACAACAGATAACAAGCAATCGGGAACTTTCAACTTGTCCGGATCAATTAGGCGGCAG ATGAGCATGACTCTCGCTGTGGCAGATGGGCATCTGGTTAACATGGGGAAAATGATAGAAGAGATGGAGGGCAAGCTGAGAAATTCACTGGACCAG GTCTATTTTGGGAAAACCAGGGAAATGGTTTGCACTCTTAGGCCACCGCCTGAAGTACTTAACATGAGACTACCCGACAGCTGA